Proteins from a genomic interval of Nerophis lumbriciformis linkage group LG01, RoL_Nlum_v2.1, whole genome shotgun sequence:
- the LOC133622434 gene encoding microphthalmia-associated transcription factor-like isoform X1: MQYESGIVPDFEDGEDLQEEPKTYYELKSQPLKSSSPSEQRGSSKPPLSSSATTSRILLRQQLMREQLQEQERREQRRQQASQYPQTTAAQTPAINVTVPAPPSAQVPMEVLKVQTHLENPTKYHIQRSQQQQVKQYLGKLGSQVLSLPCPNQCSDHGGMPPGPGNSAPNSPMALLTLNSNCEKEMDDVIDDIISLESSYSDDILGLMDPGLQMANTIPVPGNLMDMYGNQGMSQQGLPISNSCPANLPNIKREYSVSQAPAIMHMLDKSATCGKFDNYQRPEGFPVVEVRALAKERQKKDNHNLIERRRRFNINDRIKELGTLIPKSNDPDMRWNKGTILKASVDYIRKLQREQQRAKELESRQRKLENANRHLMLRIQELEMQARAHGLVVTSSTLCSADLGGRSIKQEPALEDCHPDFYTLRPRLHHPHHPDCNPEAPGTLDLDEGHPDFSDGHYGVHCKPASKLNDILMEDNMSPVQGGDPLLSSVSPDASKDSSRKSSVSMDENDQGC; encoded by the exons CAGTCCGTCGGAGCAGCGTGGCTCCTCCAAGCCTCCGCTCAGCTCCTCGGCCACGACCTCGCGCATCTTGCTGCGACAACAGCTGATGCGGGAGCAGCTCCAGGAGCAGGAGCGGCGGGAGCAGCGGAGGCAGCAGGCCTCTCAGTACCCACAAACCACAGCTGCACAGACCCCCGCCATCAATGTCACCGTCCCCGCCCCGCCCTCTGCACAGGTACCCATGGAGGTGCTGAAG GTGCAGACTCACCTGGAGAACCCGACTAAGTATCACATCCAGCGCTCGCAGCAGCAGCAGGTCAAGCAGTACCTGGGAAAACTTGGCTCGCAGGTGTTGAGCTTGCCCTGTCCCAACCAGTGCTCTGACCACGGGGGCATGCCGCCAGGGCCGGGCAACAGCGCCCCCAACAGCCCTATGGCCTTACTCACCCTGAACTCTAACTGCGAGAAAGAG ATGGATGATGTCATCGACGACATTATTAGTCTGGAGTCCAGTTACAGTGATGATATCCTTGGCCTTATGGACCCCGGACTTCAGATGGCCAACACG ATCCCGGTGCCAGGCAACCTCATGGACATGTATGGAAACCAGGGCATGTCCCAGCAAGGTCTGCCTATCAGCAACTCCTGTCCTGCCAACCTGCCCAACATCAAAAGGGAATACTCAG TGTCACAAGCGCCGGCTATCATGCACATGCTGGATAAGTCTGCAACATGTGGGAAATTTGACAACTATCAGAGGCCTGAAGGGTTTCCTGTTG TAGAGGTAAGAGCTCTGGCAAAGGAAAGACAGAAAAAGGACAACCACAACTTGA TTGAGAGAAGACGACGGTTTAACATCAATGATCGAATTAAGGAACTGGGAACTTTAATTCCGAAGTCAAATGACCC AGACATGCGCTGGAACAAGGGCACCATCCTCAAGGCGTCTGTGGACTATATCAGGAAGCTGCAGCGGGAGCAACAAAGGGCCAAAGAACTGGAGAGCCGTCAGAGGAAGCTTGAAAATGCCAATCGGCATCTTATGCTAAGGATACAG GAGTTAGAGATGCAGGCACGAGCTCACGGCCTGGTGGTCACGTCCTCCACGCTGTGCTCCGCCGACCTCGGGGGCCGCAGCATCAAGCAGGAGCCCGCTCTGGAGGACTGTCACCCGGATTTTTACACACTCCGCCCCCGCCTGCATCACCCGCACCACCCCGACTGCAACCCTGAGGCCCCCGGCACCCTGGACCTCGACGAGGGTCACCCCGATTTCTCCGACGGCCACTACGGCGTTCACTGCAAGCCGGCCTCCAAACTGAACGACATCCTCATGGAAGACAACATGTCGCCGGTGCAAGGCGGCGACCCGCTGCTCTCGTCAGTCTCCCCGGACGCCTCTAAAGACAGCAGTCGTAAAAGCAGCGTCAGCATGGATGAGAACGATCAAGGCTGTTAG
- the LOC133622434 gene encoding microphthalmia-associated transcription factor-like isoform X2, whose amino-acid sequence MQYESGIVPDFEDGEDLQEEPKTYYELKSQPLKSSPSEQRGSSKPPLSSSATTSRILLRQQLMREQLQEQERREQRRQQASQYPQTTAAQTPAINVTVPAPPSAQVPMEVLKVQTHLENPTKYHIQRSQQQQVKQYLGKLGSQVLSLPCPNQCSDHGGMPPGPGNSAPNSPMALLTLNSNCEKEMDDVIDDIISLESSYSDDILGLMDPGLQMANTIPVPGNLMDMYGNQGMSQQGLPISNSCPANLPNIKREYSVSQAPAIMHMLDKSATCGKFDNYQRPEGFPVVEVRALAKERQKKDNHNLIERRRRFNINDRIKELGTLIPKSNDPDMRWNKGTILKASVDYIRKLQREQQRAKELESRQRKLENANRHLMLRIQELEMQARAHGLVVTSSTLCSADLGGRSIKQEPALEDCHPDFYTLRPRLHHPHHPDCNPEAPGTLDLDEGHPDFSDGHYGVHCKPASKLNDILMEDNMSPVQGGDPLLSSVSPDASKDSSRKSSVSMDENDQGC is encoded by the exons TCCGTCGGAGCAGCGTGGCTCCTCCAAGCCTCCGCTCAGCTCCTCGGCCACGACCTCGCGCATCTTGCTGCGACAACAGCTGATGCGGGAGCAGCTCCAGGAGCAGGAGCGGCGGGAGCAGCGGAGGCAGCAGGCCTCTCAGTACCCACAAACCACAGCTGCACAGACCCCCGCCATCAATGTCACCGTCCCCGCCCCGCCCTCTGCACAGGTACCCATGGAGGTGCTGAAG GTGCAGACTCACCTGGAGAACCCGACTAAGTATCACATCCAGCGCTCGCAGCAGCAGCAGGTCAAGCAGTACCTGGGAAAACTTGGCTCGCAGGTGTTGAGCTTGCCCTGTCCCAACCAGTGCTCTGACCACGGGGGCATGCCGCCAGGGCCGGGCAACAGCGCCCCCAACAGCCCTATGGCCTTACTCACCCTGAACTCTAACTGCGAGAAAGAG ATGGATGATGTCATCGACGACATTATTAGTCTGGAGTCCAGTTACAGTGATGATATCCTTGGCCTTATGGACCCCGGACTTCAGATGGCCAACACG ATCCCGGTGCCAGGCAACCTCATGGACATGTATGGAAACCAGGGCATGTCCCAGCAAGGTCTGCCTATCAGCAACTCCTGTCCTGCCAACCTGCCCAACATCAAAAGGGAATACTCAG TGTCACAAGCGCCGGCTATCATGCACATGCTGGATAAGTCTGCAACATGTGGGAAATTTGACAACTATCAGAGGCCTGAAGGGTTTCCTGTTG TAGAGGTAAGAGCTCTGGCAAAGGAAAGACAGAAAAAGGACAACCACAACTTGA TTGAGAGAAGACGACGGTTTAACATCAATGATCGAATTAAGGAACTGGGAACTTTAATTCCGAAGTCAAATGACCC AGACATGCGCTGGAACAAGGGCACCATCCTCAAGGCGTCTGTGGACTATATCAGGAAGCTGCAGCGGGAGCAACAAAGGGCCAAAGAACTGGAGAGCCGTCAGAGGAAGCTTGAAAATGCCAATCGGCATCTTATGCTAAGGATACAG GAGTTAGAGATGCAGGCACGAGCTCACGGCCTGGTGGTCACGTCCTCCACGCTGTGCTCCGCCGACCTCGGGGGCCGCAGCATCAAGCAGGAGCCCGCTCTGGAGGACTGTCACCCGGATTTTTACACACTCCGCCCCCGCCTGCATCACCCGCACCACCCCGACTGCAACCCTGAGGCCCCCGGCACCCTGGACCTCGACGAGGGTCACCCCGATTTCTCCGACGGCCACTACGGCGTTCACTGCAAGCCGGCCTCCAAACTGAACGACATCCTCATGGAAGACAACATGTCGCCGGTGCAAGGCGGCGACCCGCTGCTCTCGTCAGTCTCCCCGGACGCCTCTAAAGACAGCAGTCGTAAAAGCAGCGTCAGCATGGATGAGAACGATCAAGGCTGTTAG
- the LOC133622434 gene encoding microphthalmia-associated transcription factor-like isoform X3 — protein MREQLQEQERREQRRQQASQYPQTTAAQTPAINVTVPAPPSAQVPMEVLKVQTHLENPTKYHIQRSQQQQVKQYLGKLGSQVLSLPCPNQCSDHGGMPPGPGNSAPNSPMALLTLNSNCEKEMDDVIDDIISLESSYSDDILGLMDPGLQMANTIPVPGNLMDMYGNQGMSQQGLPISNSCPANLPNIKREYSVSQAPAIMHMLDKSATCGKFDNYQRPEGFPVVEVRALAKERQKKDNHNLIERRRRFNINDRIKELGTLIPKSNDPDMRWNKGTILKASVDYIRKLQREQQRAKELESRQRKLENANRHLMLRIQELEMQARAHGLVVTSSTLCSADLGGRSIKQEPALEDCHPDFYTLRPRLHHPHHPDCNPEAPGTLDLDEGHPDFSDGHYGVHCKPASKLNDILMEDNMSPVQGGDPLLSSVSPDASKDSSRKSSVSMDENDQGC, from the exons ATGCGGGAGCAGCTCCAGGAGCAGGAGCGGCGGGAGCAGCGGAGGCAGCAGGCCTCTCAGTACCCACAAACCACAGCTGCACAGACCCCCGCCATCAATGTCACCGTCCCCGCCCCGCCCTCTGCACAGGTACCCATGGAGGTGCTGAAG GTGCAGACTCACCTGGAGAACCCGACTAAGTATCACATCCAGCGCTCGCAGCAGCAGCAGGTCAAGCAGTACCTGGGAAAACTTGGCTCGCAGGTGTTGAGCTTGCCCTGTCCCAACCAGTGCTCTGACCACGGGGGCATGCCGCCAGGGCCGGGCAACAGCGCCCCCAACAGCCCTATGGCCTTACTCACCCTGAACTCTAACTGCGAGAAAGAG ATGGATGATGTCATCGACGACATTATTAGTCTGGAGTCCAGTTACAGTGATGATATCCTTGGCCTTATGGACCCCGGACTTCAGATGGCCAACACG ATCCCGGTGCCAGGCAACCTCATGGACATGTATGGAAACCAGGGCATGTCCCAGCAAGGTCTGCCTATCAGCAACTCCTGTCCTGCCAACCTGCCCAACATCAAAAGGGAATACTCAG TGTCACAAGCGCCGGCTATCATGCACATGCTGGATAAGTCTGCAACATGTGGGAAATTTGACAACTATCAGAGGCCTGAAGGGTTTCCTGTTG TAGAGGTAAGAGCTCTGGCAAAGGAAAGACAGAAAAAGGACAACCACAACTTGA TTGAGAGAAGACGACGGTTTAACATCAATGATCGAATTAAGGAACTGGGAACTTTAATTCCGAAGTCAAATGACCC AGACATGCGCTGGAACAAGGGCACCATCCTCAAGGCGTCTGTGGACTATATCAGGAAGCTGCAGCGGGAGCAACAAAGGGCCAAAGAACTGGAGAGCCGTCAGAGGAAGCTTGAAAATGCCAATCGGCATCTTATGCTAAGGATACAG GAGTTAGAGATGCAGGCACGAGCTCACGGCCTGGTGGTCACGTCCTCCACGCTGTGCTCCGCCGACCTCGGGGGCCGCAGCATCAAGCAGGAGCCCGCTCTGGAGGACTGTCACCCGGATTTTTACACACTCCGCCCCCGCCTGCATCACCCGCACCACCCCGACTGCAACCCTGAGGCCCCCGGCACCCTGGACCTCGACGAGGGTCACCCCGATTTCTCCGACGGCCACTACGGCGTTCACTGCAAGCCGGCCTCCAAACTGAACGACATCCTCATGGAAGACAACATGTCGCCGGTGCAAGGCGGCGACCCGCTGCTCTCGTCAGTCTCCCCGGACGCCTCTAAAGACAGCAGTCGTAAAAGCAGCGTCAGCATGGATGAGAACGATCAAGGCTGTTAG